The proteins below are encoded in one region of Vicinamibacteria bacterium:
- a CDS encoding ABC transporter permease: MHRPVVSTLSVGTVLLLWEIAPRLGLVDPHFTSQPSRILAAGLSIARSGNLTSHLVVSSYELAAGLALAILVGVPLGLLLGASRDARDYLDAPIMALYAAPRLALLPILVVWLGIGMASKIAVVFIGALLPIVINTAAGPRGIDRTLLLAASAFGARKRDVLLKVLLPGSFPAVMSGIRLGMGRGLLGVVVGEMYVSERGVGNQIMSMGAAFRIDELLFYTLLVSCAGVALTSAMRRLEEWLEP, from the coding sequence ATGCACCGCCCGGTCGTCTCGACGCTCTCGGTCGGCACGGTGCTGTTACTCTGGGAGATCGCACCGAGACTCGGGCTCGTCGACCCGCATTTCACGAGCCAGCCGAGCCGAATCCTCGCGGCGGGCCTCTCGATCGCGCGAAGCGGGAACCTGACGAGCCACCTGGTGGTGAGCTCCTACGAGCTCGCGGCCGGCCTCGCACTCGCGATTCTCGTTGGCGTTCCGCTCGGGCTCCTCCTCGGCGCCTCCCGCGACGCGCGGGACTACCTGGATGCTCCGATCATGGCTCTCTACGCGGCCCCGCGTCTGGCGCTCCTTCCGATACTCGTCGTGTGGCTGGGAATCGGCATGGCGTCCAAAATCGCCGTTGTCTTCATCGGCGCCTTGCTTCCGATCGTCATCAATACGGCCGCCGGCCCGCGCGGAATCGACCGGACGCTTCTTCTTGCCGCGAGCGCTTTCGGCGCACGAAAGCGGGACGTGCTCCTGAAGGTCCTCCTGCCGGGCTCTTTCCCCGCCGTCATGTCGGGAATCCGTCTCGGCATGGGTCGCGGCCTCCTCGGCGTCGTCGTCGGGGAGATGTACGTATCCGAGCGCGGGGTCGGGAACCAGATCATGTCGATGGGGGCCGCCTTTCGAATCGACGAGCTCCTGTTTTATACGCTGCTGGTCTCGTGCGCCGGCGTCGCACTGACGAGCGCCATGAGGCGGCTCGAGGAATGGCTCGAGCCGTGA
- a CDS encoding ABC transporter ATP-binding protein, with protein sequence MTHIAIEHLTISYETPRGDAFVAVQDFHLEIDRGRFVTIVGPSGCGKSSLLLAVDGLLRPSAGRVVIDGSVVTKPGRDRAMVFQSFALLPWRTVLDNVRFGLELQRWNADDPVERARRFIEIVGLSGFEGHYPHQLSGGMQQRVGIARALAVDPAILLMDEPFGALDAQTREIMGSELLRIWESNQQTALFVTHSIDEALLLGDTVVVMARNPGKVLEVIPVDLPRPRSIEMTDTRAFAEYRRRIRDHLRAERTAGE encoded by the coding sequence TTGACCCACATCGCCATCGAGCATCTCACCATCTCCTACGAGACGCCTCGCGGTGACGCCTTCGTCGCCGTACAGGATTTCCACCTCGAGATCGACCGGGGTCGATTCGTCACGATCGTGGGGCCAAGCGGCTGCGGCAAGAGCAGCCTCCTACTCGCCGTCGACGGCCTCCTTCGGCCGAGCGCGGGCCGAGTGGTCATCGACGGCTCCGTGGTCACGAAACCCGGTCGCGACCGAGCGATGGTCTTCCAGAGCTTCGCGCTCCTTCCCTGGCGCACGGTACTCGACAACGTTCGCTTCGGACTCGAGCTTCAGCGATGGAACGCCGACGATCCGGTCGAGCGCGCGCGCCGGTTCATCGAGATCGTCGGTCTGTCCGGCTTCGAGGGCCATTACCCTCACCAGCTCTCGGGCGGGATGCAACAGCGAGTCGGGATCGCCCGCGCTCTCGCCGTGGACCCGGCCATCCTTCTCATGGACGAGCCCTTCGGCGCGCTCGACGCCCAGACCCGCGAGATCATGGGCTCGGAGCTCCTGCGCATCTGGGAGTCGAACCAGCAGACGGCGCTCTTCGTGACGCACAGCATCGACGAGGCGCTTCTCCTCGGAGACACGGTCGTCGTGATGGCCAGGAACCCCGGAAAGGTACTCGAAGTCATTCCGGTCGATCTTCCCCGACCGCGAAGCATCGAGATGACCGATACGCGCGCTTTCGCCGAGTACCGGCGACGGATCCGAGACCATCTGAGAGCCGAACGGACAGCGGGCGAGTGA
- a CDS encoding ABC transporter substrate-binding protein, with product MSALARFLMVFLIGGLTGLSACGSSGDGRTHVRIGLPVAASTFLPLYLADEERYFEDEGLDVELVVFRGGSDLVRGVVAGSIDVGVTSLAGVTVGISAGQPLKAFWAGYNLPAFDWYAVPSISSLDDVKGKRFGVTRYGSSTDFLTRYVLVANGIDPDADVQIVQGGDSGTRLAAMQAGQLDVNIFNPPETFIAEDRGYKLLLTQRSLAEDYPFHVFFATETYITGHGELLETLLRAHVRGVRLMKNDKVRALRTLEARSGSEYAERTYDAILPFIYEDGRLPSERGLEVFFQMGGEAGRFDEPWPLEKYWTPRFRDSMDDWLPR from the coding sequence GTGAGCGCACTCGCTCGCTTTCTCATGGTTTTCCTGATCGGCGGCCTCACCGGACTTTCTGCCTGCGGCTCCTCCGGTGACGGCAGGACGCACGTCCGTATCGGACTTCCCGTGGCGGCATCCACGTTTCTACCCCTCTACCTCGCCGACGAAGAGCGGTATTTCGAGGACGAAGGACTCGACGTCGAGCTCGTCGTTTTCCGCGGCGGGTCGGATCTGGTACGTGGCGTGGTCGCGGGATCGATCGATGTCGGCGTTACGTCGCTCGCGGGCGTCACCGTCGGCATCTCCGCGGGGCAGCCCCTCAAAGCCTTCTGGGCCGGGTACAACCTGCCCGCCTTCGACTGGTACGCCGTCCCGTCGATCTCGAGCCTCGACGACGTCAAAGGAAAACGCTTCGGCGTCACGCGCTACGGCTCGTCGACCGATTTCCTGACGCGCTACGTCCTCGTCGCGAACGGGATCGATCCCGACGCCGACGTTCAAATCGTTCAGGGAGGCGACTCCGGAACCCGTCTCGCGGCCATGCAGGCTGGCCAGCTCGACGTCAACATCTTCAATCCGCCCGAGACTTTCATCGCGGAAGATCGGGGTTACAAGCTACTGCTCACGCAACGCTCGCTGGCGGAGGACTATCCGTTCCACGTCTTCTTCGCGACCGAAACCTACATCACCGGGCACGGCGAGCTCCTCGAGACGCTTCTTCGAGCGCACGTCCGGGGCGTGCGCCTCATGAAGAACGACAAGGTACGTGCGCTCCGGACCCTGGAAGCGCGCTCCGGCTCCGAGTACGCCGAGCGAACCTACGACGCGATCCTCCCCTTCATCTACGAAGACGGACGTCTGCCCTCCGAGAGAGGGCTCGAGGTCTTCTTCCAGATGGGCGGCGAAGCCGGACGATTCGACGAGCCCTGGCCCCTCGAAAAATACTGGACGCCGAGATTCCGTGATTCGATGGATGATTGGCTGCCGCGTTAG